The following are encoded together in the Cerasicoccus sp. TK19100 genome:
- a CDS encoding PEP-CTERM sorting domain-containing protein, with amino-acid sequence MSCTLGLRASLSITTSTQGGNYSAELQLSEITLEEHASQMVVEGSTTTWTSESVISGTGEFGTPYGFLDSRFTRSATASNDNQYILDTFEHEAHGTSQAQYSYSFSRQVNIQGNDNLLIKSLYFYLNGNGIQVESFRIVDNQNERLLYELVGYDDRSPHETVSYPEYDVTFILTDFNYTLFGLTNVIGEYDLTVSWEVGFDYDTSEYWTHASNAELIHQFEATTVVPEPSTYSLLAAMAALAYAFKRRREVFHRTRI; translated from the coding sequence ATGAGCTGCACGCTGGGCTTGAGGGCATCTCTATCGATTACCACGTCAACTCAAGGTGGCAACTACAGCGCTGAGTTACAACTGAGTGAAATAACATTGGAAGAGCATGCTAGCCAGATGGTGGTGGAGGGTAGCACGACAACTTGGACATCGGAAAGCGTAATCAGTGGAACAGGGGAATTTGGAACTCCATATGGCTTCTTGGATTCTCGTTTCACTCGCTCAGCTACTGCTTCCAATGATAATCAATACATACTGGACACATTCGAACACGAGGCGCATGGGACTTCTCAAGCTCAATACAGTTATAGTTTTTCGAGACAGGTTAATATCCAAGGGAATGACAATCTTCTCATTAAAAGCCTGTATTTTTACTTAAATGGAAATGGTATCCAAGTGGAATCATTCAGGATCGTGGACAACCAAAATGAACGGTTGCTTTACGAATTGGTCGGCTACGATGATAGAAGCCCTCATGAAACTGTTTCCTATCCTGAGTATGATGTAACATTCATACTTACCGATTTCAACTATACCTTATTTGGGCTTACTAATGTGATTGGGGAATACGATTTGACCGTATCATGGGAGGTAGGATTTGACTACGATACAAGTGAATATTGGACTCACGCTTCAAACGCAGAACTCATCCATCAATTTGAGGCGACGACGGTTGTTCCAGAGCCATCAACATATTCCTTACTAGCTGCAATGGCTGCCTTAGCTTATGCTTTCAAGCGAAGGAGAGAGGTTTTTCATCGCACTCGAATCTGA